The genomic region GTTGAGGCGTTGCTCTCGACCAGCATCGTGTCCACCACTACCTGAACAAGAAACCCAGAAAACGGTTAACGGTTTCAAGCCGGACATATCGGTTTTTTCGACTTTCTTATGTTGCTACTGAGCGCATTGAGCTGCGTACCTTGGATTCGTTACAGAGTCGAATGTATTTTTCCAGGagattttttctcttgttgcTTTCCTCCCTTATGTAAACCTGCAACTGGTCTTTGCTCAACTGGCTTCTTGATAGTCTCCCAACTGCCACAGAAGTTCTACTTATTTTAGTCAAGAATCGATAGAACAGGAAGCAGTTTACACTGCAAGTTTTCCATTCTTGATCTGTTAGGAAAATTCCAAAATCATAAGCGAAATGTGTGCAAGCAACAAAGAGAAGAATTCAACACGAGCACACAGTTTTACGCGTTTGGAGATGGATTGCTCCTACAATCTAGTCGTTCGAGTTTCTGTTCCGCTTATCAAGTAGATATAACTAGGAACCAGTAAAGTCATTGTAATAATACAAATGGCTATGGTAATAAAGTgtatatcaaaaaaatttaagacaaCATTGGCCTATATGTAATGCTAGGCCTAATTCCATACTCCAACATGATCCAACACTATCGCTTGAGAAGTTAGGATTCATGGGCTCTGTTCTGAATTATGTGTTAGTGTAAGCTgtaatgaaattatcaatctTGTTGAATTAGTGTTATGCATTGAACAGTGTAAATGTAAGAGTAAAGTTGGAGCTCGGATCATGTCAAATTGGGACATCTTTGGTTGAGCAAGTTAGGAATTCTGGATTATCACATGTCAGTCAACTTCTCCACAACCATTtcaataatatgatattaaaCAAGTTCCCCACTCTTCAGGCATCATATGAGATTTGGATATGCTGAATTAGTCAAACAAAGAACATAAACCGGAAAAGGCACGAGCCAAACAACCTGTGGTTTTGTAAACAGCAatgaaaagaaacagaaagagtTGTAGGAACTGCACCTGGTGTGGGGATGTAGGAGACGGGAGGGAAGACGTGGACAAGAAAAACACGACTACCGGGAGAAACAGCATGATCAAGTGCCCATTTGAGCACATGCAAGTCATTTTTACCAACAGCAACATACACATCACTACCTCCTCCATCTCTACTCTTGCTTTCCTCCACAATCTCAACAATTTCCGGGGATGTTGCTGTGAAATTACGATATTGCCCCTCATCTATATCCATGGATTCCTCCCCTTCCATATATCCCGTTTGAGGTGCTCTTACTCCACCCTTTACTTTAGACAAGAGATTCATACAcaagaagaaaagaacaaatttgataaagaatgaaaaaggGCCGTTGCTTTCGAAGCCAtgaaagagtaataataataattataaaaccaaaaaaaaattgaaaagttggATTCTCTTTTGTCAACATCTGCAGGCTCTTGGACATGTCACGAGTCAC from Sesamum indicum cultivar Zhongzhi No. 13 linkage group LG3, S_indicum_v1.0, whole genome shotgun sequence harbors:
- the LOC105157465 gene encoding U-box domain-containing protein 52; this encodes MEGEESMDIDEGQYRNFTATSPEIVEIVEESKSRDGGGSDVYVAVGKNDLHVLKWALDHAVSPGSRVFLVHVFPPVSYIPTPVGRLSRSQLSKDQLQVYIREESNKRKNLLEKYIRLCNESKVVVDTMLVESNASTKAILELIPVANITNLVMGTKQSPFSRLSRKGLGKGEYVKKYAPDYCEVTVVHDDRDRKTKDRQSQTSDQIVPSQEPRREPRHFFECVCFSGKFT